The Primulina huaijiensis isolate GDHJ02 unplaced genomic scaffold, ASM1229523v2 scaffold207966, whole genome shotgun sequence genome contains the following window.
AGATGTATCATGCTTTCTGAAGACTCCATGTCTCCCCAACAACTAAAAGACGGAAAGGACAGATACAAACGACTGACAACATATTACCGTGAAGCATGTTAGACCCCTCATTAGCGTCAAGCTTATATAGAGTTCCATTTAGAACAAACTTAGCACCGCCAATACGATTAGCAACCCGGCCAACAATGGCTCCAAAGTGAGCGCTATCATTCTGCAGTCATAAGATCAAATCCATGTAAGGATCATCT
Protein-coding sequences here:
- the LOC140966783 gene encoding uncharacterized protein, with translation MSKILILLCFMFLSFVSGSKLGIFEIKKGDFSVKVTNYGARIVSVILPDKNGKLADVVLGYDTVKEYMNDSAHFGAIVGRVANRIGGAKFVLNGTLYKLDANEGSNMLHGNMLSVVCICPFRLLVVGETWSLQKA